TAAAGCTACTGCCGAGTTCTTTCCTAAAAAAGACCGTGCTTATGCTACAAGTATTTTTAATGCTGGAGCAACTGTGGGTGCCTTGGCTGCCCCGCTTGTGATTCCTGTATTAGCTAAATACTTCGGCTGGGAATCAGCTTTTATCGTTATTGGAGCTTTAGGTTTCATTTGGATGGGATGGTGGCAATTTGGGTATCATAAACCTGAAGTTCACCCTAAAGTAAATAAAGAAGAGTTAGTTTATATTACACAAGACAATGAAGACGCTAAGCTTGAAGAAAATGATGGCGCTACCAAAAATAAAGTGTCTTTTAAGCAATTAGCAAAATACAAACAAACTTGGGCCTTTGCATTCGGTAAATTTATGACCGATGGGGTTTGGTGGTTCTATTTATTCTGGACTCCAGCTTATTTAAGTTCAGTATATGGCATGGAATCTTCAGATCCAGAAGCACAATTCGCTTTATTTATATTATATGGTATCACCTTATTATCTATAATTGGTGGTTGGTTACCAACCTATTTTGTGGATAAAAAAGGGATGAACCCCTATGCTGGCAGAATGAAATCCATGTTAATTTTCGCATTTTTCCCGCTATTAGCTGTTGTAGCTCAGCCTTTAGGACATGTAACGTATTGGTTTCCTGTAATTATTATTGGTATAGCAGGTGCGGCACACCAAGCTTGGTCTGCAAATATTTTCACAACGGTTGGTGATATGTTCCCAAAATCCGCCATTGCAACGGTAACGGGTATTGGTGGCCTAGCTGGTGGTTTAGGTTCAACACTAATTAATAAAGGGTCAGGTATGTTGTTTGACTTCTCAGCTAACAATGATCTGAACTTTTTAGGATTTAAAGGTATAGAAGCTGGGTATTTTATCATTTTTACAATTTGTGCCTTTGCATACTTAATAGGATGGATTGTAATGAAAACCCTAGTGCCAAGGTACGAGCCTATTACAGATTTAGAATAGTCTAATTTAGGATAACAATTAATAGCAACTATATAAATGAGATTTCTTGAAAAAGGAGTCTCATTTTTTTCTGGTTAAAATGAGAAAATCTTGGTTGAAGTGATAATCTTCATAATATTTACTAAAAATTACTGTTAAAAATACGATATTTGCTACTTCACTTCTGGAAAGCACAGCTAGGTGTTTTCCTTGTTTTTATTAAATGATAACTATTACTATAACTATAACGGTTGGTGATTTTTAAATGAAGCTAAACGTATTAACAAGAAATTAAATTATGGCAATGAATAAAAACACGGTTTTAGCGTGGGCAACATGGATTATGATAATTGTAGGATTGGCATTAATTGCACTTGGTGCTTTTAGATATAACGACGTAGCAGGTTGGGGATTTGCGGCTGTAGGCATTGGATTTTTTTCTGTAGCTTGGGTGTTTAATGCTTTAAAAGGACGTGTATAATCGATATTAATACAGAAAATTACTTTTACTATGAGTGACGATAAAAAAATTATTTTTTCAATGTCTGGGGTGACCAAGACATTTCAAAGTGCAAATACACCTGTACTTAAAAACATATATTTAAGCTTTTTCTATGGTGCTAAAATTGGGATTTTAGGTCTTAATGGTTCAGGAAAATCAACTCTTTTAAAGATTATCGCTGGCGTAGATAAAAATTACCAAGGTGATGTGGTTTTTTCTCAAGATTATTCGGTAGGCTACTTAGAGCAGGAACCTAAATTAGATGATGATAAAACAGTCATGGAAGTGGTGCGTGAAGGCGCTGCAGAAACGGTAGCAATTCTTGATGAATACAACAAGATTAACGATAGTTTCGGATTGGAAGAGGTGTATTCAGATCCAGATAAAATGGAGAAACTTATGGCCCGCCAAGCGGTGCTGCAAGATCAAATTGACGCGGCAAATGCCTGGGAATTGGATACCAAATTAGAAATTGCCATGGATGCTCTAAGAACCCCAGAAGGCGATAAAAAAATAGGGGTATTGTCTGGTGGTGAAAAGCGACGTGTTGCTTTATGTCGTTTACTTTTAAAAGAACCAGATGTTTTACTTTTAGATGAACCTACTAACCACTTGGATGCCGAATCTGTGCATTGGTTAGAACATCACTTAGCGCAGTATAAAGGAACTGTGATTGCTGTAACGCACGATAGATACTTTCTAGATAATGTGGCTGGGTGGATTTTAGAATTGGATCGAGGAGAAGGTATTCCTTGGAAAGGAAACTATTCATCTTGGTTAGATCAAAAATCTAAACGTATGGCTCAAGAAGGTAAAGCGGCTTCTAAGCGTCAGAAAACATTAGAGCGCGAGTTGGAATGGGTGAAACAAGGCGCTAAAGGACGTCAAACGAAACAAAAGGCACGTTTAAAGAATTACGATAAATTATTAAGCCAAGACCAAAAGCAACTTGATGAAAAGCTTGAAATCTATATTCCAAATGGACCACGTTTAGGAACCAATGTGATTGAAGCAAAGGGTGTAGCCAAGGGTTATGGCGATAAATTATTATACGACAATTTAAATTTCAACCTACCTCAAGCTGGAATTGTTGGTATTATTGGTCCGAATGGAGCAGGTAAGACCACTATTTTTAGAATGATTATGGGGGAAGAAACTCCTGATAAAGGAGAGTTCACCGTTGGAGAAACGGCTAAAATCGCATACGTAGATCAGAGTCACTCCAATATTGATCCAGAAAAAACCATTTGGCAAAATTTTAGCGACGAGCAAGAATTAGTGATGATGGGTGGAAAACAAGTGAATTCAAGAGCATATTTAAGTCGTTTTAACTTTTCCGGAAGTGAACAAAATAAAAAAGTAAGTTTACTATCTGGTGGAGAACGTAACCGTCTGCATTTAGCCATGACTTTAAAGGAAGAAGGAAACGTTTTATTATTGGATGAGCCAACCAACGATTTGGATGTAAATACCTTAAGAGCCTTAGAGGAAGGTTTGGAAAACTTTGCCGGATGTGCCGTAGTGATTTCGCACGACAGATGGTTCTTAGATAGAATTTGTACTCATATTTTAGCTTTTGAAGGCGATTCTCAAGTGTATTTCTTTGAAGGCTCTTTTTCAGAATATGAGGAAAACAAGAAAAGTAGACTAGGAGGGGACTTAATGCCTAAACGTATAAAATATAGAAAATTAGTAAGATAGTTTTAAAAAGCGCTCACTGTAAAGTGGGCGTTTTTTATGTCAATTTGTTTTAGACTAGAAAGATTTTAATTAAAAATGAGAGACCATAAAATTAAAAATATTGAAAGCAGCTTGCTTTCGGACAACTATTACATTCTTAAAAAATTCAGTTTTGATTACTTAATGTCTAGTGGAAAATGGGTGAATCAAATGCGAGAAGTTTACGATCGTGGTGATGGTGCCGGTATTCTTCTTTATAATACATTAAAAAAGACCGTTATTTTAACAAAACAATTTAGAATGCCAACCTATTTAAATGAAAATCCAGATGGTATGTTGGTTGAAATATGTGCTGGTATGTTGGATAAAGATAATCCAGAAGCATGTGTTATTCGTGAAACTGAAGAAGAGGTCGGTTATAGACTGAAAGCGGTTAAAAAAGTGTTTGAAGCTTATTCTTCACCTGGTGTTATGACTGAAAAAATGCATTTTTTTATCGGTGAATATACCGATGATATGAAAGTGAGTTCAGGTGGAGGTTTAGAAGAAGAACATGAAGATATAGAGGTTTTAGAAATTCCCTTTTCGGAGGCTATTGATATGTTAAATCAGGGTGATATTCACGACACAAGAACCATTGTTTTATTGCAATACGCTCAAATTCATAAACTTTTAGACTAATTAAAAGGTTGAATTTTTAATATAATTAGATTTTTAAAGTAATGAAATGATACCTCAATTTGAAGCGGCTCTTATAAAATCGGTAATGAGGTAAGTAAGTAATTTTCCTACCAGTGCGCCTTTCTTTTTGGTGGTATCGGCTTCACATAAATGAAGATATACGGCATTTTCTTCTATTGCAAAATTATGTAGAAATTGTCTTGTTTTGGTCACGCTAAATCCACTTGGAGTCATAGCACTACTGGCTATGTTTTCAATAGCATCACAATCGATTTCTATACCAAAAGGTGCTTCACAAATAAATAAGGCTGCTCGTTTTAATTCTTTTCGGAACTTTAATTCATTTCTTATTTCTAAGGCTTCAAAAGTATTATACTTAATGTTTTTGGAATCGTTTAGTGTTTTTAAAATACCTTTAGATGAATAGTTTTCATGTAAACCAAAAACAAAGTAATGATTCAAAAAGCCTTCCGCGGAAGCGTAACTAAAACCATTTCCGCTATGACGGCCTTCTTCTGATCTAAAATCGGAATGCGCATCTAAATTAATCGCATTTACAGGACGTCCCAAAGCCAAACTAGCACCTTTAAGGTTGCCATATGCGTTATTGTGTCCACCACCAATAATAATGGGTTTTTTTCCTGCTAAAACAATTTGATAAACCAGGTGAGAGACATATTGATCTATTTTTTCGACTAAATTTCTAGCCTTTGTAATATCTTTCTTTTTAGATGCATTTAATTTATTTAGTGTTTCTAATTCTGAGCTAAAATCTAAATGCCCTAGTATTAAAACGCGTTCGGCCTTAGTATATACATTACTCTGTATGTTTAACAGTACAGATAAGGTAGATTCCCATGTTTTTGAGGCGCCCATTTGACCATAATTTGCAAAAACACCTATATCCTCAGGAAGTCCTATGATAACAAAATCAACATCCAAAGTTAAAAGTTGTTCGTATATATTAGTGACGCGTGGCAACATTTTAACATGTTGACCAAACTTGGATTCACCCAAACGTTTGTTTAATAACTTGTTACATGTAGCGGTGTTAAATAAAACCAGTTTATCCATGATAAGTGAAATTTGAATATTAAAAATACATCATAAAAATTTTATAACCCAAAAAACAAAATTTAAAAATTACGTTTAACTTTAATGAAATTAAATCAACAAAATTATGGAAAATAACAAAACTAGTTCTGGATTAAAAATTGCTTTAGGTATCGCCATTGTTTTATTTTTAGGCACCGCATTTTACACCATGAACCTTTATAAGCAGTCTAATGACGATAAAAAGGAATTGGCTGAACAAAAACAATTAGTGATGAATGATTTAAACGCCATGGCAAAACAATATGACGAGGCGATTAGCGAAAGTGAAATCACTAATAATAACTTAATTGAAGCTAGAGGTCGAATTCAAGGATTAATAGATTCTTTAAAAATTTCTGAAACTAATGTGAAAAGTTTGTGGAGATACAAGCAGAAATATGTTTCTCTTCAGAAGGAAATGGATGCTATTTTAGCTCAAAACGATTCGCTTAGAATTGAAAACTCATACTTAGCAACATCATTAGATAGCACACGTGTTCGTTTAGAAGAACGTACCGTATTTACCGATTCATTATTAGTACAAAATAATGCCTTGGCTGAAGTTGTAGAGAATGCTTCAATTCTAAATACTATAGATTTAAAAGGCTCTGGGGTTATAGAAAGAACTTCAGGAAAAGTTATTCCTACCGAGCGCGCAAGAAGAGCAGATAAAATTCGCGTGTGTTTTACAGTAGCTAAAAATGCCTTAGTTCAGGCGGGCGATCAGGAGTTATACGTTCAAGTTATCGACCCTAAAAACAATACATTAGGACTTAACGAACAGGTGGAATTTGCCGGTAAAATTTTTAATTATAGTATTATTAGTAAGTTTAACTATGAAAATGCTAATTTAAATATATGTGAATTTGTTGATATCAAGGGCGATTCTAATTTTGAGAAAGGACGTTATATTGTTAATGTTTACAACCAAAAGGATTTAGTTTCTACAACAGAATTCACCTTGAAATAATAAAATATAAACACTCAAAGTAGCTAAAAACCTCAAATGCTAAGTTTGAGGTTTTTTTATACCTGGATTTGATATTATTTAATTTTACATATATTTAGTCCAACTTAATAGCAATATGTTGCTATAACTTCCCTCCATTAATAATTAATGCTAATTTTAAATGATGCATACATGGATGTAAACCATGCTTTTTTAAATACTTTCTTAGATGTTTCCGAAGAGAGTTATAAGCAATTATTAAAATTGTCTACAATTAGAGATTTAAAGGCAGGAGATCAAGTTTCTAAAAATGGAGAGGTTCCTACTAAAATTTATCTATTGGAGTCTGGAACAATGCGTGCCTATTTGAGTTCTAAAGAGGGTAAAGAATATACGAAAAGCTTTTTTACATCTTTTAGTTTTGTAGGATCGTTAACGGCTTTAGTTCAAAAAAGCCCATCAAAATTGATATATGAGGCCTTAACAGCCTGTAAGGTTTACGAATTGAATTTTGCTGACT
This genomic interval from Tamlana carrageenivorans contains the following:
- a CDS encoding CAL67264 family membrane protein produces the protein MAMNKNTVLAWATWIMIIVGLALIALGAFRYNDVAGWGFAAVGIGFFSVAWVFNALKGRV
- a CDS encoding Crp/Fnr family transcriptional regulator, with translation MLILNDAYMDVNHAFLNTFLDVSEESYKQLLKLSTIRDLKAGDQVSKNGEVPTKIYLLESGTMRAYLSSKEGKEYTKSFFTSFSFVGSLTALVQKSPSKLIYEALTACKVYELNFADFKELCNRDLRISALYNKVLEHIFIKYEERQLELISMDATARYLKLQKEMPDIEKSIPQYQIASYLSISPVQLSRIRKKLKSN
- a CDS encoding formimidoylglutamase, which encodes MDKLVLFNTATCNKLLNKRLGESKFGQHVKMLPRVTNIYEQLLTLDVDFVIIGLPEDIGVFANYGQMGASKTWESTLSVLLNIQSNVYTKAERVLILGHLDFSSELETLNKLNASKKKDITKARNLVEKIDQYVSHLVYQIVLAGKKPIIIGGGHNNAYGNLKGASLALGRPVNAINLDAHSDFRSEEGRHSGNGFSYASAEGFLNHYFVFGLHENYSSKGILKTLNDSKNIKYNTFEALEIRNELKFRKELKRAALFICEAPFGIEIDCDAIENIASSAMTPSGFSVTKTRQFLHNFAIEENAVYLHLCEADTTKKKGALVGKLLTYLITDFIRAASN
- the ettA gene encoding energy-dependent translational throttle protein EttA is translated as MSDDKKIIFSMSGVTKTFQSANTPVLKNIYLSFFYGAKIGILGLNGSGKSTLLKIIAGVDKNYQGDVVFSQDYSVGYLEQEPKLDDDKTVMEVVREGAAETVAILDEYNKINDSFGLEEVYSDPDKMEKLMARQAVLQDQIDAANAWELDTKLEIAMDALRTPEGDKKIGVLSGGEKRRVALCRLLLKEPDVLLLDEPTNHLDAESVHWLEHHLAQYKGTVIAVTHDRYFLDNVAGWILELDRGEGIPWKGNYSSWLDQKSKRMAQEGKAASKRQKTLERELEWVKQGAKGRQTKQKARLKNYDKLLSQDQKQLDEKLEIYIPNGPRLGTNVIEAKGVAKGYGDKLLYDNLNFNLPQAGIVGIIGPNGAGKTTIFRMIMGEETPDKGEFTVGETAKIAYVDQSHSNIDPEKTIWQNFSDEQELVMMGGKQVNSRAYLSRFNFSGSEQNKKVSLLSGGERNRLHLAMTLKEEGNVLLLDEPTNDLDVNTLRALEEGLENFAGCAVVISHDRWFLDRICTHILAFEGDSQVYFFEGSFSEYEENKKSRLGGDLMPKRIKYRKLVR
- a CDS encoding chromosome partitioning protein ParA, which encodes MENNKTSSGLKIALGIAIVLFLGTAFYTMNLYKQSNDDKKELAEQKQLVMNDLNAMAKQYDEAISESEITNNNLIEARGRIQGLIDSLKISETNVKSLWRYKQKYVSLQKEMDAILAQNDSLRIENSYLATSLDSTRVRLEERTVFTDSLLVQNNALAEVVENASILNTIDLKGSGVIERTSGKVIPTERARRADKIRVCFTVAKNALVQAGDQELYVQVIDPKNNTLGLNEQVEFAGKIFNYSIISKFNYENANLNICEFVDIKGDSNFEKGRYIVNVYNQKDLVSTTEFTLK
- a CDS encoding NUDIX domain-containing protein, with the protein product MRDHKIKNIESSLLSDNYYILKKFSFDYLMSSGKWVNQMREVYDRGDGAGILLYNTLKKTVILTKQFRMPTYLNENPDGMLVEICAGMLDKDNPEACVIRETEEEVGYRLKAVKKVFEAYSSPGVMTEKMHFFIGEYTDDMKVSSGGGLEEEHEDIEVLEIPFSEAIDMLNQGDIHDTRTIVLLQYAQIHKLLD
- a CDS encoding MFS transporter — protein: MKTTHVTGKKSNYRWTIVAMLFMATTVNYLDRQVLSLTWKDFIAPEFHWTDNDYGTITALFSLFYAISLLFAGRLVDWLDTKKGFMWAIGVWSLGAVLHAFCGIASSGILTGNWLVGFESASHHISTVEDISKVINVSVTLFIFARLVLAVGEAGNFPAAIKATAEFFPKKDRAYATSIFNAGATVGALAAPLVIPVLAKYFGWESAFIVIGALGFIWMGWWQFGYHKPEVHPKVNKEELVYITQDNEDAKLEENDGATKNKVSFKQLAKYKQTWAFAFGKFMTDGVWWFYLFWTPAYLSSVYGMESSDPEAQFALFILYGITLLSIIGGWLPTYFVDKKGMNPYAGRMKSMLIFAFFPLLAVVAQPLGHVTYWFPVIIIGIAGAAHQAWSANIFTTVGDMFPKSAIATVTGIGGLAGGLGSTLINKGSGMLFDFSANNDLNFLGFKGIEAGYFIIFTICAFAYLIGWIVMKTLVPRYEPITDLE